TGGGCCGGAAggtaaaaaaagtaatataatttGTTACTTATTTGATTTACTTTAGTAGCTTACTAATTAAAAGATCCAACTTTttatagttaatagttatagaTGTATGAGGTTCTGTCTTTCTCTAATAAGTGAAGTCTGTAGTAACGTGGAATCGAGCATTTTTCCACGTATCGTACCATTTTGTACCATCacagaaatttattcatagacagttgacggacctacgtcaattgATCGGATGATGACAAACCAATGTTAAAGCTTGACaatgctttaaatgaacgtggcgaaaaaactaacgctgccatcatacaaaaacgccatttttgacatgtttttgacagttcttctttaccagcagcgccccgtccacgttcatttaaagccctgtacgtaacgcgaccaatttaCGTAGGAAGCCTGTAATATAGGTAAAGCttgtctaatttgaaatgacgcgtcccaccacttcactagttgataaaatgaaaaaaattgtattgtgAATACGAGGGAGGGACGCGTCATTTTAAAAGTTAGACAAGccctatctgcctatgaatcaatttcttgaaaataaagtatatgaatatgaatatgaatcaacttccttgtTAGTACTTTCCCATCTCTCAAAGTGTcaccatgcaaaatttcatcaagGTTATCGGTTTATCGTTCAAGCGTGAAAcggtaacatacagacaaacatattttttactttcgcatttctaacaTTAGTGCGGATTTCAGATGGGCACAAAATGGTGCGGCATGGCGAAGACCTGCAACCACGATCGCGTCCCAGTGTGCGGGGTCAGCCACGCCGGCGACGTAATGGGCTTCCGAGACCTCTGTGACATGTTCGACTTCAACTGCATCCGCCGTAGAAGTGAGTAGAGAGGGACAGGTATTGTGTGGGAGAGAGAGAAGCGAGTTACAGTAACTTATGTCACGTGATGTAAGCTTGTAACGCTACGTGCTACAAGATTGGTGTAAGTCAAACTAAAAGCTACGAGGTTCGTGTAACGTCAACTGCGTGCTACGAACTCAGGTTCGTTACATAGACCGTGTTACGTGctacaaggtttgtttaaatcaAGCTACTTGCTATGAAGCTCGTGCTACGTGCTACAGAGTTCGCGTATTTCGTACTACGCTCTACGAGGTTGGTGTAATTGGCGCTACGTGCTACGAAGTTTATGTATCGAGCTACATGCTTCGAGGTTCTTGTAACGTGTGCTACGTGTAACAAGGTTTGTGTAACTCACGCTACGTGCTATGAAGTTCATGTTACTCGAGCTACATGCTAAGAGATTATTGTAACTTGCGCTACGTGTAACAAGGTTGTTACTCACGCTACGTGCTACGAAGTTCGTGTAACTCGAGCTACGTGTTACGTGATTATTATAACTTGCGATACGTGCGTATCATTATAATTTGTGCAATTGTAACTTACAATACGCTGGGCAGTTACGCGTAGCACTTGCTACAATATGTTATTGCAACAGCTACGCATGATACATACTCGTAATAATGTTCTAtaacgtttttaattatttgttacAGATTACAAGCAGACAACTTGCCCCCAAGACAAATCAATTCTCACCGTCTCTCGTCGCCCCACTAACACTTACTATGAcgattaaattataacatttataaacataatatattctttttgaaaaatattgtaattttaaataaaataaacgaatGAATTTATAATTGTCGTGAATTATTTCCACTctgtaactttatttttaacacaGGTTTGttactgtgtagtgtgtattatattatgtgtaactataagttttaattactAAAGTTGTACTCTTATCAAGATAGATTACTTATATTTGTCAGAAAATAACAGAGAAGGATATTATACTAACTTTTCTCGACTTCCTTAGAAGAATATTCGAATCAATTAGCTTAATCTCGGTTCCGTAGCACGTAGACATTATTATacatgcaaaagtgtgtccctgtctctgtctgtctgtctgtcagtctgttacctcttcaccggCTAaaacgctaaaccgattttgttgaaatttagtatggggatactttgagtcccgagaaaggacataggatacttttggcgcaacggagttgcgggcacggggcatcatctagttactagtactatcataatatacttttttagaGATCTTTGTTATGATATGAGTTATTTATTTCTCAAGACTTTGTTAAGTTAGACGGGATAGTTgatcactataataattacgtttgttaacaataattattataagagtTTTACATACGGCAgctataattatataatgatatgataattataatgttCACACGCCGAGAAAACGTAAATTGTTAAGAAGCGCTCTAGACTTGGTTTCTAACCTTTTCTTAAAGGTTTTTCTAGGGTTTTATAGATATTTTCTACTATTTATTCCATTCTTTTCCAAAACTCTAAACAAATCTCGCTCCTCCTTGTAGTTTTATTTGTACGCGTTTCTCGACTGTACTTCTGAAAATAGAGCACAGTAACCACTTTTCCTCGAAGCTTAACAATACCATGTTGACACATCTATTACTAGAATCTACCGCAAATGTTTCTAGAATCTTCGACAATGGGGTATTTATAACGCAGTTGGCGGTATTAGAGAACAGTAAGCATGTACAATGGCccttaaagttataatatttttgttactaacCCGTATTAATGCACACTTGGTAGGCGATAAGGCGTACCTTGTAAGTATGGTAGATTTTAAAAAGGATGGAGGTACTATTTATggataactagctgtcccggcaaaagttgtttcgcagtaaaattattttccctgatttcctgcttttctcttgaaggtttttttttctttttttctatagaccttacGGAGACCGAGACCTtttcaacgaatgcaaaaccgtggaaatcggttcgtgcgttttggagttatagcgtcaggaaggaaaacccgacttatttatatattagatgacaCAGTCTAAGAGACCTACACCTACCAATAACGTTACTTTTCAGACGGAACTCAAACGTCTCTGCGAGCACGCGTACGTGTGTTTCCACGACAAAGTCCTCATCTGCGGGAAGTCAGTCAACGAGATGAGGACTTTCCTGGACTTGTGTGACCTGTACGAGTACTCCTGTGAGCATAATATGGGTAAGCAGCTAATTAGCACCACGATCGTGAAGGCCTAcaacgaaactgttttgagaatCAAACAATCAAACGAGAATGTTGCATCCTACCTTAACAACGTCATTTTCCGTTTGTGTAGGTTCGACGCGGACGACCGGACGCGGCATTCCGATTCATTCGTTTGattcttaaaaattttaaatctttcagtgttagatcttttatttatcgagaaaggctataggctatattttatcacgctaagactaataggagcgaacgaatagaggaaaatgttgaaaaaaggGAGAAATtacttgaaagggcttatcttacgaactactggagcaatttttatgttatttagcacagataagaagtagaccacgtgaaggatcataatatgctatttttgtggattataatttgtctgtgaaatatctaatttacgccgtacgcgggcgaagccgcgcggaacgtctagtaaataatataaattcggcactgtaTATGTTCCTTATATAgggctcactgtgaaagtagcagcactaaaagataaaaacataaacttgaaaaagctaaaagagttacttttttattttaaaattattacatattgaaTCAAAAATTTCTCTTTcaaagctgctactttcacgctGAACTCTATTATAAGAATCGTGTAGCGACGTAAATTAATATCGACTTTAGTAAACAAAGTAACTAGTCTACAAGATTAAAATCGTGAGTGAttagcaatattatatttttatttaaaaaatatgtaaaacgaAACAAAAACCTTTTGATGTAATTTGATTTTTCAACAAAAGAAGCGGCGAAGATTTTATCAAACTTTGTAAATCTCATTAGGAAGCAATTTCCTTATTTATTCACAAGCTGGCTACTTGTGATACCTTTTATATAGGcttgaaattaaattatgaaaaaagaattACAAATAGATAAGGCAACAAAATATAGGAAAGCTAGATACAAggattttgacaaaaaaaataccGGAAAAGTAAAACTACTGACATTCTCAATTTAAATATTcgcaaaaaccggccaagtgagAGTCGGGCCGTCGCGCAATATAGGATTCCGTAGTACTTATAGCTAATTTATACAATGCtatctgtcccggcaaacgttgttttgccataaaatgattttccatgttttcctgcttttctcttgaaatgttttcagatatttttttataaacctcacggagcccgagacctttcgaacgaatgcaaaaccgtggaaatcgttctggagttatagcgtcaggatggaaaacccgacttatttttatatattagataggccgtataggccgcggcctaggggcggtAGCGTCCTATTGGGGCGGCAGAATTCGTATATAGGGCAGCAAAAATAAATCGGCATATacgctcataaaaaatataaattgtagcTATGAAAGCTAGGCACTTGGTCAGTTGCAAATTTTAAGTTACGCGGTGACCTTCCGACTTAAAAAAATCGGATTTGTTCTGAACATAAATGATAAGAAAATATATCGACCAAGGtccaagtgtttttttttttatgaaataagggggcaaacgagcaaacgggtcacctgatggtaagcaacttccgtcgcccatggacactcgcagcatcagaagagctgcaggtgcgttgccggccttttaagagggaatagggtaataggggagggtagggatgggaagggaagggaataggggagggtagagaaggtaatagggtaggggattgggcctccggtaaactcctCGGCgagacacagcgcaagcgctgtttcacgccggttttctgtgagaacgtggtatttctccggtggagccagcccattcgtgccgaagcatggctctcccacgtgttatATTGtttcattgtaatttgtaaagtaAATAAGTGACATTCAAGTTGGAAGCGTAATAATTATTCAGTGTTTTTTGCTTCCATTTTTGAAGCTCTGAACAGTAAATTAGTTTACTCTCAAACTGacgatattatttttagttttcagACACGTCAAAGAAGAAAAGGACGTGTGTCCCAGCCAAAAGGAGCTTGGTCCAGGATTAGgataaaaaagattttataagAATCTTAAGAAAAAAGGAATATAACACAACACCAAAGATATTCGAAGCGTGATCTAGCCATTATTGCTTACCTATTCGTTATCTTGTTTCCGGTCAatgtttttatacaaaaaatatacgatttatgaaaaatatttgtttatttagaGTACGTTACGAGGTCTTCCCATTTGCTTTATCTGCATAGCTTGGCATGTGTGGAGGGtgaaatctgaaaaaaaatcgtaagaAAATCTAAAAATCaaaagcagatggcggacctgcgtCATTCCGTCGGGTTATTTAATTTGTTAGTCCGTTCAATGCACGCTGaaccggttctaaacgtataaacgcgattataataTCGAATtgaatttcaccaacataaactgaacgcgtttacagcaaatccgagttttatcttctgaacgcccgaagtccgaagtttaacgtcataaaacccgttcaagccctgtcatggcggaacgaaaaacatagacaaaagaaatgtcaagatgacagttttgacacatgcgtttggttattttatgtattgtttcttgctattttgtagttaaattaacgtgaaaagaCTTTAATATgttgaaaacatgtaaaataatcgcgtgacttcatgtaaacttagatttaataatggCGATCAAAataagtttgtgaaatccattcgaaacaaaacgagatttaggtcgcagcatgaacgcgttcaacgggaactaagttttataaaacgaagttttatATGTGTTTGGTAAAATCCCACCTAAATAACCTAAGTCCGCCATCTACCTGTAATAAATTACGTTGATGGATGAAAATTTACACTCTACATAGACCTCTTAAAAAAGTTATCTAAAAACCGCTTTCTAGATAAAAAAAGATTATCTAGAAGGCGTTATATTAGGAGAGAATAGTAGATTAATTACACAACTCATACGTTATTATACGTACAATAACTCGACTTTTTCAGATAAAATGTTTTGATCAGTAGAGTAGAAACGAGCACAGAAGAAAGATTACATACCATGACCCCAGTAACAATTGACTTCCATCATATGGCAGAAATCTGTGAATTTGGCAAAGCCAGCTTTATCATCGTAGCCGCAGATTTCAATTCTGTTTGGCTGGCAATTCTGCAAATTCTGGCACCACTTGCTTAGCCGGTTGCTTCTTCTACCATTCACTGGCGAGTCCAAAGGTTTAGGTTCTTCGGGCTTAGATGAAAATAGTATATTAtcgaataaataaatttaaaaaaatgttgattcTATTGCGAGAAAACCGTACATAGCTACGAAAACTCTTTCCCATATCTCATGGTTTTACACTATACCAAATTTGGAATCGATAATATCTTttattaatgtaaataattttaacatcagttcaaccgtttaagcatcaagaggtaacagacagacaggcacttttgcatttaaaataatagtaacgATTTACAACACGCTTATCAGATACAGTATCAACATTAACAGAAATCCATTTGAAATTACAGCTTTTAATGGTTCTATATGACATTGTATGCAccactatttattcgttaagatgtatactgcaaaaaatgtGCAGGAAACGtacaggattgtgccgtgtgaacctggccTTAGATattaaatgtacataatataactacgaataataaaaactaaggaaaagtaactccgtcaaaaaacatgctccacaatacttgtcatgaagtgtaccttaggtacacatttccatacattggcaatatttaggtgaccttgagcggtactaggctgacgttacatgacagatcaaaaggaattaaatttaaaacggtaatagtatgggagttacgattccttagtttttattattcgtagtattataataatattacctaccTCTCTTTTAGATTTATTTGCAATATGCTCAGTGTTTTCAGACACAACATGATCTGCTTCACTGTTGGGTATATCAAGACGTTCAGAGGGATTTTCGGATGTAGCATCATTTTTAGAAGTTATTTCAGATTGGGCATTTTTTTCATCTACTTTGGACTTATGAGGTGGTTCTTCAGAAGATTTAACTGATTGAGCATCAGGCTCAGCAGTATGCATTTGATCTCTTTTCGATTTATGAGTAGCATGCTCATTAGGGTTTTCAGATACAGCATGTTCAGCCACGTTTTTGGATGTTGAAGGATTTTGTTCACCATTTTTAAATTCAGCGTGGACATCAGAATGAACATCGTCCTTGGAAGGATCGTGCTCATTTTTAGATTCAGAATGAACGTGGTCTTCTTTTTTTAATGGAACTGAAGTGGACTCAGCAGCCTTTTTAGGTTCGAGTTCATCGATCTTATGAGGACTGGAAAGACCATCTTCTATTGCCCTTTTAGACAGACGCAGCTCCTGGGAGAAATAGACTAAGCACGCAAAACATATGGCTGGAAtgaaaacattaattaaaaatatataaatatcataatataactttaaacAATGAATAGAGAATAGAACACTCAAGAGGTTgtaaattatttctttattaaatgtttaagaaataaattattaataatctctcttttctttcttattatctacttattttttattggcAAAGTTCTCTCTCTATCCATTCATTTTATCTTCCACaagaaaacttttaaaataacgctCGCATTTAATTTTCCTTGAAAGGAGAAATCATTTTCCTTGCAAGTGGGAAATAGAATTCTATTTTTACACTTACCCCGCACTAGGAGCATGGTGCAGCGATCGACAAATAGGTCAGAGAGGAGTACATCCACACTTATACTGTACCGAGAGAGGAAGTGACAAGTCTTGATACTTGCTAATATCACCACATAGTCGCTTTTTTCCATCTTAAAAGTTATACAACAGATTTTGGATGCGGTtctctttaatagatagagatCACCGAAAGTACATAGACTACTTTTGAAATGGAAAAAGGGGTTGCAAGGGTTTGAAGAGGGTATGAAAATGTATATAGaagtattgtaatttttaaagataGATAATTAAAACTCAGTTTTATACTTTTGATACAACATCAACGATTAAAAAAGTGTTACCCTTAAGAAGgaaaaaataggggatgaaCGTTTGTTAATTGTTCAACGAATTCTCCACCGTCTGTGaaacgattttcaaaatgtttaaatCGATAAAGGGTATGTTTCCAATATTTTCCAGCTACGTTCACGCAGGCAAAGCTACGCGGGTCAACTAGTTAAATTCACGTTTTGAAAAGTTTTAGAGTGCGTTGCACCAAATTACTATAACGATTACAAAATGTCTAAACGAACCAACCGACAGTCAAACCTCTGATTTAGTCAATAATTTATTAGCGTAAAAACCATGGTGTAACAAACGTTTCCAAAGTTCTGTGGTCACCGATAAAGTTACTGCTAAAATTAAACTTAACAGTAGCTATAACTACATCCTGTGGTGCAGCTCACTATTAGggtcaaatcagaccgcaacgcgacgcgtagatgcatttctaattttaattgacACATTTGCAGGGcgtttcacgcaattgaagtctatCAAATCCACATTCTACAGTCTgcacaaatttagaaatgcatctacgcgttgcgttgcggtctgaatggaccgttaacgtttttattaactttttgttCTTTCAAGCAAGTATCAAGTTAATCTATCCTTGAATATTGCTAGTTGATTTATAGTTATAAGTGTTGTGATTAAATTACTGCCGATACGCTGCTCCGGCAAATCGCAAATTAATTACCTTCTAAATGATTTTCTATTTCATTTGCTATTTTTAAATCGTCTCTTTTGACGTATGATTTTAATCAATCAAACGTTAGACTTTAATCAATAGGAGGTAGagaatttcatataaattttgacatccatactaatattaaggcctgaaagtgtgtctgtctgtctgtcaatctgtctgtctcaccgtctgtctgttacctcttcacttcaatggtatggggatactttgagtcccgggaaagaacatagtatactttttatcccaaaaaaatgtacggttcccgcgcgataaacgaatttactATAAAGCTTTGTGTCTAGATACGCCGTTTGGATTAGGTATTCAATTATgtgcttccaaaaaggaggaggttaggtcggctgtattattattttttgatcgTTTAACTTTGGTTGTTTCGCTACGGCTACATTTTaacgataataaaaatattagagcAATAAAAATCTCGATCGAATATAAATTATTCCaaacaactgaaatataaaatccaaaaattgaaatataaaaatttacagcatttttataactttatttgaACAAAATGCTACGCGTGTTCATTGGGTAagtataaaatttgtatttttataataatattcatttaataCGTCAGTAATAAatgtagtattttatttttaggtcaTTTTCTAACCAAAATCGAGGCACACAGTGAGACTATTAAGGTATACCTTGGTTAATCAAAGTTTAGAGTAAATAAGTTAAGAACCTCATATTATATAGAGAGACCTGTGGGAGAGACCTTTTCCTCTCTCTTACCTAATATCTTTTATCGTACGTGAACCCTTCTATGTCCCTTGTCGTCTATCAAACTATCTTCAGcccaaattttttctttttttttcacttcaatgttttattagtaagtacaaaaaatatagtaaacgtTTATTATCACAGACAAAACTTAACATACACTTGAACAGAGTTAGTTCATTTAGCGCTACACTTTTTGACGGATCTTATATTAGACCTTAACTAAGAGTCGAAGCGCTAATATAATCTAAATGGGTTCAtccgtttagacgtgaagagtttacagacagacggacacactttcgcaatattGACTAGTAAGGAGTCCCATAGATTAcgcggtcagtctggcatcagttcagtccatcaatctgatCCCTAAGGCGGGAAAATGATCGTGTAACCGTGTGATTGATGgactgtatttttaattatgtactTTCCGGTCATCATTCTGGCCTCAgtctcagactgatggactgaactgatgccagactgatcGTGTAACCGTACTCTAAAGATGAATGTATAATCAGAATGAAGAAGAATGTAAGATCGCGGACCTGTGTGTACACGACAAGGTGCCGATGTGCGGTATCGACTCCTGCGGCGAGATGAGGACCTTTATAGACACGTGCGACATGCACGAGTTCAACTGTGACTCCAAGAAAGGTCGGTTACTTCTAAACTATTTAAAGGTTGATGGTGATTTGTGAACTCTAAACTACGGGAGCCATATAAAAAGATTTCAAAAacgtaaaaattaaatactggaGTAAAAGTGAAGAGCTTTATAAACTTTTTGAAACTAAGTAAATATCAACTTTAATATCTTATACCTAGTATTTGCGCGAACAATTTTCGTTTGACCATTGGTAGAGGATTTCAGCTAAAAATATTAAGATCAACATTCACTAAcctaaatttggttaaattggCTGTAAGACAAGAACTAAGACAATTCCTTTACAGATTTCAAGCACCGGCCGATCCACGAATGCTGGGTGACCTGCAAGAGGGGACGATCCTATAAGAAACCAGAGTTCAGGGCCGACTGCAACCTCAATATACGACCCAATAcacataatacttaaaagtttaaatacattgttgatgtaataagatattgtatttcattatcaaagaaaattttaatatgtaattaaattttatttatacacataattaaattgtataacATGTTGTTGTAATATTAGTTACCCATGgcgaaaattatgtttttaaaccGTCACAGCAGCAAAATTTAAGCTGAATCATAATAACGATTTTATCAGATAAGCTGATTAAATCAGAACAACTAAGTGCGTTCAGTAACTCTTTCTTTTGCACTTTATCTTCTTTAAACTTATTCTCGCCTTAAAACTCCTATATTTTATatgaataaaacaatataatatggaaTAGGTGAAGGTGCTAGCAGCCACTCCCAATCCTATTACAGATAAATAAACAATGCTGCCTAGACTAATAAGAATAttgaagtatataatatatacatttcCGACATATTATAATGCATAAAATAGCCTCTCAGGTGAAGCGTCTAGTTAATTTTATGACGAAGCTAATAGTAAAGagctcataaaataataataacttcatAATCCTATAATATACCCATAAAGAAACCCTTTCAATGAAAATGAGAAAacctattattacttttatctaCTCTAAGAATGTAAAGCTGaaaatgttgtttgttttaatacgctaatctcacgaactaccggatcgattttatgtaatttggcactGATATAGaatagaaaggacataggacctcgggaaaggacataggctatttttgaggaaaaatgtatggctgtcctaattcctaatttacgcgggtggaGCCGCGCAAAAAGTCtagtaaaatacataatatactcatattatttataaatgactagatgacgccctcaaCGCCGTTGCgcaaaatttcgtttatcgcacgggagccggatatttttccggaataaaaagtatcctatgtcccttcccaggacccaaagtatcttcataccgaaattcagcaacatcggtttagcggtttgggcgtgaagaggtaacagtcaacagacagacacactttcgcatttaatataTATGTATGGACGGATTttcacgtgggagagctatgcttcggcacgaatgggccggcacgaccggagaaataccacggtctcacagaaaaccggcgtgaaaccaagtgagtgagtttaccggaggcccaatcccctacccttttccttaactaccctctcctatttccttccctaccctccagtggcgaagagtccatataacccgattcccgtcggcttcccttttggaaaatcgaatctatgggccaaatacatttttatctaataaatattttacatacttaaaaaactttgaattcactaaacgcctacaaaattttatatgcaataaatttttctctcacttgaaatagtttgaattaataattaatcgcctacaaatttatataggcaatgcaacgtgcaggccatctccgatagaagccgataaattagcgggttatttcttcatacaacgatatttcatagtaagcatctgtccttttcattcctgtgaactgatcgtcatgttcGGTCTCGTTTTACCACACGCCAATATAGTTggaaataagccgatactcggcgagttaatacggagaaaggttaattagcaacgcacaagtgGGAGCGAGAAAGATAAACTTCATGgagtaaaattgttatgagtcaaatggcggatgagtgtttgtaaacaacttgtttgttttgtgtttaaatgtcgaatgttatttgttttagcgttaagaagagtgcagtgtcgcgaatttaaattaatttgtattgtgatttgttaattgtgactcgtacagctgagactgttgtctgacagattatttgctgtcgaaggaaacttcgttttccaaacttagttttgaatgaccgtATGTGCCGTCAGTcgtcacgcatacaacttaagaggatacaacaggggctagagaaatgaaaaaaagtacgtgtaatatctatagctgtctcccttacctcaaacctataccgcagaacgcgatagagacaactgcagaaaatccagaaaatcaacgattcgttgtcccctgattccttccccaaaacttaaccgatttaagtactttttcatcaaagattaaaaaaaggcttgagctgtgttcctatgttttgctttttttgtataatctagccaaatctgttttctggacgtttgaacacagcggaaaatctggccatttttttgggtttttgaacgttcatatcttatttaataattaaattatgaaaaaaaagaaaacatagggacattgtattagtggccgtagatattcaggaaaaaaattataactctactagcattatccagggaggaaacaggggacaacgtttgtatggaaaaaagggcggtgtggaatcctcttaactcagaaggcattttacaaaggcatcattatcaaacttgaaactcgaacattgttgaacatcagtgctgagcgttttggtaagc
Above is a genomic segment from Aricia agestis chromosome 18, ilAriAges1.1, whole genome shotgun sequence containing:
- the LOC121735937 gene encoding uncharacterized protein LOC121735937 isoform X1 codes for the protein MSFKAVSVIVLLCCMLTWAHGPPKERDNEEISMGRKVKKMGTKWCGMAKTCNHDRVPVCGVSHAGDVMGFRDLCDMFDFNCIRRRNYKQTTCPQDKSILTVSRRPTNTYYDD
- the LOC121735843 gene encoding uncharacterized protein LOC121735843; the encoded protein is MLRVFIGILFLGHFLTKIEAHSETIKNEEECKIADLCVHDKVPMCGIDSCGEMRTFIDTCDMHEFNCDSKKDFKHRPIHECWVTCKRGRSYKKPEFRADCNLNIRPNTHN
- the LOC121735937 gene encoding uncharacterized protein LOC121735937 isoform X2; translated protein: MSFKAVSVIVLLCCMLTWAHGPPKERDNEEISMGRKMGTKWCGMAKTCNHDRVPVCGVSHAGDVMGFRDLCDMFDFNCIRRRNYKQTTCPQDKSILTVSRRPTNTYYDD
- the LOC121735934 gene encoding uncharacterized protein LOC121735934 — its product is MEKSDYVVILASIKTCHFLSRYSISVDVLLSDLFVDRCTMLLVRAICFACLVYFSQELRLSKRAIEDGLSSPHKIDELEPKKAAESTSVPLKKEDHVHSESKNEHDPSKDDVHSDVHAEFKNGEQNPSTSKNVAEHAVSENPNEHATHKSKRDQMHTAEPDAQSVKSSEEPPHKSKVDEKNAQSEITSKNDATSENPSERLDIPNSEADHVVSENTEHIANKSKREPEEPKPLDSPVNGRRSNRLSKWCQNLQNCQPNRIEICGYDDKAGFAKFTDFCHMMEVNCYWGHDFTLHTCQAMQIKQMGRPRNVL